The following coding sequences are from one Campylobacter sp. RM16187 window:
- a CDS encoding RelA/SpoT family protein produces MKQQNSGIFLEQLIEDIVVCKDVAGARDILASLCNITPNIEKAISCCITSHAGQFRKSGEPYAIHPILVSSIVAHMGGDESMIISAILHDVVEDTDCSTETVREEFGEEVAKLVEGLTKIVAIREDKLASSESNERLAASAMTFRKMLLVSIEDVRVLVVKLCDRLHNMITLDALRPEKQKRIAEETLMVYAPIAHRLGISSIKNILEDISFKYALPEEYKKIDKYVDEHKQELQLKLNSFIEKISQILLQNGFNESSFDIQKRVKHHYSIYLKMQRKGISIEEVLDLLAARILVREPHDCYLALGLLHINFNPLISRFKDYIALPKQNGYQTIHTTIFDNKSIFEVQIRTFDMHKTAEYGVAAHWKYKSGGFLNPKLDWLSDIGMQNESENNPEELYEYAKDSLYVEDIAVYSPKGDIFTLPRGATALDYAYEIHTEIGLHAKEAYVNRIRVSLLTELKNGDIVNIVTGDEPKYRCSWLGSVKTGKAKATIRSLCKQKIKDINNIVALEILSGIFGVSTNRILVWLESEKMTKRVFRAAYDSVYLQDVVNALKKYIKKDRPFALALTDKYLVRKQKFDHIVIYSNHKISSVEFDYCCNPKRGDDIMGFRNDHHVTVHHKLCERAMKLAEYKNEMIFVKWTRNAPHRYKIILSLENRRGSLAEFLTYLARLQVDLVTITLSEANDIAADVFNLTIELNENLDVNDIKERLRDRYKIMEFVSLDDAYN; encoded by the coding sequence TTGAAACAGCAAAATAGCGGGATTTTTTTAGAACAACTCATTGAAGATATAGTTGTTTGTAAGGATGTAGCCGGTGCTAGAGATATTTTAGCCTCTCTTTGTAATATTACCCCAAACATAGAAAAGGCTATTAGCTGCTGTATAACATCTCATGCCGGGCAATTTAGAAAGAGCGGAGAGCCTTACGCGATACACCCTATATTGGTATCTTCTATCGTGGCTCATATGGGTGGTGATGAGAGTATGATAATATCTGCTATCTTGCACGATGTAGTGGAGGATACGGATTGCTCTACTGAGACTGTCAGAGAGGAATTTGGAGAAGAGGTAGCAAAGCTGGTAGAGGGACTTACTAAAATTGTAGCCATTAGGGAGGATAAGCTGGCCAGTTCTGAGTCAAACGAGCGTCTAGCAGCCTCTGCTATGACATTTCGTAAGATGCTTTTAGTGTCTATTGAAGATGTTCGTGTGCTTGTAGTAAAGCTTTGCGATAGACTTCATAATATGATAACCCTAGATGCTTTAAGACCCGAAAAGCAAAAGCGAATCGCAGAAGAGACTCTTATGGTTTATGCTCCTATTGCTCACAGACTAGGAATCTCTTCCATAAAAAATATACTTGAGGATATAAGTTTTAAATATGCACTTCCTGAAGAGTATAAAAAAATAGACAAATATGTAGATGAGCATAAGCAAGAGCTTCAGTTAAAGCTAAATTCGTTTATAGAAAAGATTAGTCAAATTTTACTTCAAAACGGTTTTAATGAAAGCAGTTTTGATATACAAAAGCGTGTAAAGCATCACTATTCCATCTATCTTAAGATGCAAAGAAAGGGAATATCCATAGAGGAGGTTTTAGATCTTCTTGCGGCTAGAATTTTAGTCAGAGAGCCTCATGATTGTTATTTGGCACTCGGGCTTTTACATATAAATTTTAACCCTCTTATATCAAGATTTAAGGACTATATCGCACTTCCTAAACAAAATGGATACCAAACTATTCATACTACAATTTTTGATAATAAAAGCATTTTTGAAGTCCAAATTCGCACCTTTGATATGCACAAGACCGCAGAATACGGAGTTGCAGCCCACTGGAAGTATAAAAGCGGAGGATTTTTAAATCCTAAGCTTGATTGGCTAAGTGATATCGGTATGCAAAACGAGAGTGAAAATAACCCTGAAGAGCTATATGAGTATGCAAAAGATAGCCTATACGTAGAGGATATTGCCGTTTATTCGCCAAAGGGAGATATTTTTACTCTGCCGCGCGGAGCTACTGCGCTTGATTATGCCTATGAGATTCACACCGAGATAGGACTGCATGCTAAAGAGGCTTATGTAAACCGCATTAGAGTTTCGCTTCTAACCGAGCTAAAAAATGGAGATATAGTAAATATTGTCACAGGAGACGAGCCAAAATATCGCTGCTCTTGGCTTGGAAGCGTAAAAACAGGCAAGGCAAAGGCTACCATAAGATCGCTTTGTAAGCAGAAAATCAAGGATATAAACAATATCGTCGCACTTGAAATTTTAAGTGGAATTTTTGGGGTATCTACTAATAGAATCCTTGTTTGGCTTGAGAGCGAAAAGATGACAAAAAGAGTATTTAGAGCCGCCTATGACTCCGTATACCTTCAAGATGTCGTAAATGCGCTTAAGAAATATATCAAAAAAGATCGTCCATTTGCTCTTGCTTTAACAGATAAATATCTTGTTAGAAAGCAGAAATTTGATCATATAGTTATCTATTCAAACCATAAAATAAGCAGTGTAGAGTTTGATTACTGTTGCAATCCAAAAAGAGGCGATGATATTATGGGCTTTAGAAATGATCATCACGTAACCGTTCACCATAAGCTATGTGAGCGTGCTATGAAGTTAGCCGAATATAAGAATGAGATGATTTTTGTAAAATGGACTAGAAATGCTCCTCATAGATATAAGATCATATTAAGTCTAGAAAATCGTCGCGGTTCTTTGGCGGAGTTTTTAACTTATTTGGCTAGATTACAGGTGGATCTGGTTACTATAACGCTTTCCGAGGCAAATGATATTGCAGCAGACGTATTTAATCTCACCATAGAGCTTAATGAGAATTTGGATGTGAATGATATTAAAGAGAGACTAAGGGATCGTTATAAGATAATGGAATTTGTATCTCTTGATGATGCGTATAATTAA
- the tyrS gene encoding tyrosine--tRNA ligase encodes MADIAKIIDEIKKGVAEIIGEEQVVELVKRYYEKGENFYVKAGFDPTAPDLHLGHSVVLTKMAFLQKHGAIVQFLIGDFTGQIGDPSGKSATRKKLDKETVAKNAKTYEEQVFKILDPKKTVIMFNSKWCNELGAAGIVELTSTFPVARMLERDDFEKRFKSGSSISISEFLYPLLQGYDSVAMKCDIEMGGTDQKFNLLMGRTLQRIYNIGKEQAVIMMPLLEGLDGVNKMSKSLGNYIGVTDNANDMFGKILSISDDLMWRYYELLSDKSVDEIKSLKDDVDSGKAHPKAVKEALALEITARYHGESVANEAKAEFDRVHTQNQIPAELEEFNLKAPVWIVEALVHCKLSSTNSQARRDISANAVSIDQKKISDEQLKLSVGEYILQVGKRKFAKLKVVDGV; translated from the coding sequence GTGGCTGATATTGCAAAAATTATAGACGAGATAAAAAAGGGTGTTGCAGAGATAATTGGCGAAGAGCAGGTTGTAGAGCTTGTAAAAAGATATTATGAAAAAGGCGAAAATTTTTATGTAAAAGCAGGCTTTGATCCTACTGCGCCAGACCTTCACCTAGGTCACTCCGTAGTGCTTACTAAGATGGCATTTCTTCAAAAGCATGGCGCTATAGTGCAGTTTTTGATAGGTGATTTTACCGGTCAAATAGGCGATCCAAGCGGTAAATCAGCCACTAGAAAGAAGCTTGACAAAGAGACTGTGGCTAAAAATGCCAAAACTTACGAAGAGCAGGTTTTTAAAATTTTAGATCCTAAAAAAACCGTAATAATGTTTAACTCAAAGTGGTGTAACGAGCTTGGAGCGGCAGGTATTGTTGAGCTAACAAGCACTTTTCCCGTGGCTAGAATGCTTGAGCGTGATGATTTCGAGAAGAGATTTAAGTCCGGTAGCTCCATATCCATAAGTGAGTTTTTATACCCTCTTTTACAAGGTTATGATAGCGTAGCTATGAAATGCGATATAGAGATGGGAGGAACAGACCAGAAATTTAACCTTCTAATGGGTAGAACTCTGCAAAGAATTTATAATATCGGAAAAGAGCAAGCGGTTATAATGATGCCGCTTCTTGAAGGGCTTGACGGCGTAAATAAGATGAGTAAAAGCTTGGGTAATTATATAGGAGTAACGGATAATGCAAATGATATGTTTGGTAAAATTTTAAGCATTAGCGATGATCTTATGTGGAGATACTATGAGCTTTTGAGTGATAAAAGTGTGGATGAGATAAAGAGTCTAAAAGATGATGTTGATAGTGGCAAAGCACATCCAAAGGCTGTAAAAGAGGCTCTTGCATTAGAAATAACGGCACGCTATCATGGCGAATCGGTTGCCAACGAGGCTAAGGCTGAATTTGACCGAGTTCATACTCAAAATCAAATTCCAGCAGAGCTTGAAGAATTTAATCTTAAGGCTCCAGTTTGGATAGTCGAGGCTTTGGTTCATTGTAAATTAAGCTCTACAAATTCTCAAGCAAGACGAGATATAAGTGCAAATGCGGTTAGTATAGATCAAAAGAAAATTTCCGATGAACAGTTAAAACTTAGCGTTGGAGAGTATATTTTACAAGTAGGCAAGAGAAAATTCGCAAAACTAAAGGTAGTAGATGGAGTTTAA
- a CDS encoding nitronate monooxygenase has protein sequence MEFKSIKIGKYEIKYPIIQGGMGLGISWDKLAGNVSLEGGLGVISSVGTGYYENRAHITKELNSKPLGSENFYSREGLKAVIDNARKICGDLPLGVNILYASNDYARTVKDACEHGINIIISGAGLPTNLPEFTQNFKDVALVPIVSSAKALKIICKRWTMRYNRLPDAVILEGPLSGGHQGFTYEQCLDPEYQLENLIKPVKDEIKEWGDFPLFAAGGIWDKDDIKRVCDLGADGVQMGTRFIGTHECDASKDFKDVILNAKKEDIELIKSPVGYPARGVRTNLLDLVDKKAGPKISCISNCVAPCQRGKEAKEVGYCIADRLFDAFSGVKETGLFFTGANGYKLNEIISVKELFKKLIHGENN, from the coding sequence ATGGAGTTTAAATCGATAAAAATTGGAAAATATGAGATAAAGTACCCAATAATTCAAGGCGGAATGGGGCTTGGTATAAGTTGGGACAAGCTGGCTGGCAACGTAAGCTTGGAAGGAGGTCTAGGAGTAATAAGCTCTGTTGGTACCGGATATTATGAAAATAGAGCACATATAACCAAAGAGCTAAATTCAAAACCGCTTGGAAGTGAAAATTTCTATTCACGTGAGGGTCTTAAGGCTGTAATTGATAATGCTAGAAAAATTTGCGGAGATCTGCCTCTTGGAGTAAATATACTATATGCCAGCAACGATTATGCCAGAACCGTAAAAGATGCCTGCGAACACGGTATAAATATAATAATAAGTGGAGCAGGACTACCTACAAATTTGCCAGAATTCACACAAAATTTCAAAGACGTAGCATTAGTTCCGATAGTATCTTCCGCTAAAGCTCTTAAGATCATCTGCAAACGTTGGACAATGAGATATAACCGTCTTCCTGATGCTGTGATTTTAGAAGGACCTCTTAGCGGAGGACATCAAGGCTTTACATACGAGCAATGCCTAGATCCAGAGTATCAACTTGAAAATCTAATAAAACCTGTTAAAGATGAGATAAAAGAGTGGGGCGATTTTCCGCTTTTTGCGGCGGGCGGCATCTGGGATAAAGATGATATAAAAAGAGTCTGTGATCTCGGTGCTGACGGAGTGCAGATGGGAACGAGATTTATAGGTACTCACGAGTGCGATGCGAGCAAAGATTTTAAGGATGTGATATTGAATGCGAAAAAAGAGGATATCGAGCTTATTAAAAGTCCGGTTGGATATCCTGCACGCGGAGTAAGGACTAATTTATTAGACTTAGTGGATAAAAAGGCTGGTCCAAAGATAAGTTGTATCAGTAATTGTGTGGCGCCTTGTCAACGCGGCAAAGAGGCTAAAGAGGTCGGGTATTGTATAGCCGATAGGCTTTTTGACGCATTTTCAGGAGTTAAAGAAACCGGACTATTTTTTACTGGTGCAAATGGGTATAAGCTAAACGAGATAATCAGTGTAAAAGAGCTTTTTAAAAAACTAATACATGGCGAAAATAATTAG
- a CDS encoding N-acetylmuramoyl-L-alanine amidase family protein, which yields MFIATVGICSTFDARIKNFDDKFLKANKTIKLELHQDMKGLYIKSVIDNDDKIRVEILKRLIESSKALGLGSNPYERELESLVQAAQKDSKNNKKLQKESKGSNQPLITAKENYSNKSIQILKVIEHPNGLEIKFSSPIFESSIKHFKLNSKNHFRNVYDLNRVWISKPQAFKNIISDEIKVSQFDKNTIRVVFSHKKEQKINFKIKQNSIFFALDKVELENLASNSKSQQKTELKDDKSKKQNSNLSKKIVKTKISTSNKIIVLDAGHGGDDPGAIGGAKLKEKNIVLSIALKAGDELKKRGYKVYYTRTKDKFINLRSRTKLANDKLADLFISVHANAAPNKEKGAVMQGIETFFLSPARSERSKNVAALENKSDIDEMNFFSKQTFLNFLNREKIIASNKLAIDIQREVLARTKKINSKVVDGGVREAPFWVLVGALMPAVLLEVGYISHPDEGKLIGKSNYQDAIAKGIADGVDVYFANQQ from the coding sequence TTGTTTATTGCTACAGTGGGAATTTGCTCTACTTTTGATGCTAGGATAAAGAATTTTGACGATAAATTTCTAAAGGCAAATAAAACTATCAAGCTTGAACTCCATCAGGATATGAAGGGATTATATATAAAGTCCGTCATAGATAATGATGATAAAATCAGAGTCGAGATATTAAAAAGACTGATTGAAAGCTCAAAAGCATTAGGATTAGGCTCTAATCCGTATGAAAGAGAGCTGGAGTCATTAGTACAAGCGGCGCAAAAAGATAGTAAAAATAATAAAAAGTTACAAAAAGAGTCAAAGGGATCAAATCAGCCATTAATAACAGCTAAAGAAAATTACTCAAATAAATCAATTCAAATTCTAAAAGTTATCGAACATCCAAATGGCTTGGAGATAAAATTTAGTAGTCCTATTTTTGAAAGTAGTATAAAACATTTTAAACTGAATTCAAAAAACCATTTTAGAAATGTGTATGACTTAAACAGAGTCTGGATAAGTAAGCCTCAAGCTTTTAAAAATATAATATCTGATGAGATCAAGGTAAGCCAGTTTGATAAAAATACTATCAGAGTCGTATTTTCTCACAAAAAAGAGCAAAAAATAAATTTCAAAATAAAACAAAATTCTATATTTTTCGCGCTTGATAAAGTGGAATTGGAAAATTTAGCATCAAATTCAAAAAGTCAGCAAAAAACTGAACTTAAAGACGATAAGAGTAAAAAACAAAATTCTAATCTATCTAAAAAAATAGTTAAAACTAAGATTAGTACATCAAACAAGATCATAGTCCTTGACGCAGGACACGGCGGCGATGATCCCGGTGCGATAGGCGGCGCAAAACTTAAAGAGAAAAATATCGTCTTAAGCATAGCTCTTAAGGCGGGAGATGAGCTTAAAAAGCGTGGATACAAGGTGTATTACACCCGCACAAAGGATAAATTTATCAATCTTAGAAGCAGAACAAAGCTTGCAAACGATAAACTCGCCGATCTTTTCATATCCGTTCATGCAAATGCCGCGCCAAATAAAGAAAAAGGCGCTGTTATGCAGGGTATCGAGACGTTTTTCCTTTCTCCTGCAAGAAGCGAGCGCAGCAAAAACGTAGCCGCACTTGAAAACAAATCAGACATAGATGAGATGAATTTCTTCTCCAAACAGACCTTTTTAAACTTCTTAAACAGAGAAAAAATCATCGCTTCAAACAAGCTTGCCATAGACATTCAGCGAGAGGTGCTTGCACGCACTAAAAAGATAAATTCAAAGGTTGTTGATGGCGGAGTAAGAGAAGCGCCGTTTTGGGTTCTAGTAGGTGCGCTTATGCCTGCTGTCTTGCTTGAGGTGGGTTATATCTCGCATCCTGATGAGGGCAAGCTCATAGGCAAATCAAACTACCAAGATGCGATCGCTAAAGGTATCGCTGACGGTGTTGATGTCTATTTTGCAAATCAGCAATGA